From the genome of Ziziphus jujuba cultivar Dongzao chromosome 4, ASM3175591v1:
ataataataatagaatgataaataacttagttaattgatgaataaaaaataagtaaataaataataggtagttaaaaataatattttccctcaaaaccctcacgattcactctgttggaaaagcttcctttttaaaacactttcgcaaaatccaatcttttatgctccaaaaatcaaggaataattaatttaataaaaatttaaataatccaaatacgaataaaatataataaaataaatttggaatacttgcattaaagaaatataacataaaagtgaaattcaatatatgattcgtaaaatttaatttaataaataaaaaaaacagtgtcaaaaatataatataaataattacaaacaatcttgtgaaataagtggtagaaaaatactataatatttattttgaaatattcaacaaatctatataatatttttatggcaagatgcattttaaaaacattaatttaaaataaatgacataaaatatgaataaatacattttagaaaatactaattggaaataggtgataaaacaaattaaatacattttatttaaatgttgctttaaaactttaggatttaaaatttatatctgaaaaataatacttgacgcaccacactatataccgaTGATGCCGTACGATACTCAGCGTCCCGAGTACCGTCtgtgggaggttaaagagagaaacttgcatatggtcgcttcGCCCTCCCGAcaacgccgctgcttaaaccgtcatcccggctatggaggggggtggcttatggccaatatcaaacttgcctgcccttggtccgatggcaactcacgggagacattataacttgtgcgcacatccatatacacagtacagaacaccaatattgtatgagtgcgtctaaaacaaataaccatataatttttaaaaataacaatttttccaaaactcatcGTGGGAATCatactatttttcaaattcaccatcccacatttttctttaatatcaccagcataaatctatcgataatatataatttttctcatatcataaaatcaactagataatatttcaagtgcataaatatatattttgatagcaccataacttaaactaatatttttcttgaaatctttaaaatcaaattatgccaaaaatattattaaaaccacatgaaattcatatattctcaaaataatgtaaacacatttgttatgcattataaaatcaacatcaaactcaacaataattaattaaaaaccttaaaccataatttctttaaaatcccaaatacatttttcgcaacaacacatatattaaaaatattataaattggcaatacaattctagatagaaattctcataatatcgaacacataaacatatttttgaaatattcaattatgaaatattccaacaaattaatttaataattaataatttcaatttcaatttcaatttcacaaaattctttagatcaaaatatttcttaatatataaatattttgattcactcaattgagcatcaaatttccaaatataaatctacTAAATATCTATCATatagaatatcaatttcaaatattcaattaatacaaaatattcaaaaattttattttcgaaattaatttgaaggtgggccACTCACCTTGagtacgcaattaacccaagatcctccatgggatcaattccacgatgcacatgtgctcctagaacaacaatattatataactcaaataagttaatattttattcaggtaaataatacccggtaccctgGGGTTTAacataaacgttaaccaaaatttgtgagtaatataccgaaacaaagcttatggaacgaggatcacggattgaggcttacctcccggagatcggacccatgGTGATCGAGATCTCGTCGGAAATCTCTTggaattcaagtcctcgattctctcaatccgtcgtgaattggaggaaagagacctcggatttgggtttagggaggtcgaattagtgggaaaggataggtggggtgatcggAAACTTACCGGAATTGGGTTTTCTAGTGAGCCGCCATGGTCACAGGAATCCGCCACCATCAGCGGCGCTTCCAGTGGCCACTGGCCatgaaacttggtgaagtggtagatctggtgatgggtaactcaacgagaccgacggtgaggcaaacggaggtctggtttgggagataTTGGCGAGAGAAGAAAATCAACTACTCGCCGAAAAATGCCCCGATCCGGACGCGTTGCTGGGGATCTGgcagtgatttttggctggccggccggttttcaggtgggcttcaagctaagGTGGTGCATGTGGCTTAAAAGTGATTGGACGGCATTCAACAGTGGTGGTCGGTGGTGGTAGCTTCTCTCcccctatctctctctctctctcttcccctctttctctctcttccccccggctcacgtgttttggccaaaataaaagccacccatgggtgacaatgttcactcacgggattggctgaaaatatgacatgtggcacacattgttcactcaagtcaaaatatattaaaatattacggtattcggaaaactttgtatgtccataattttcaaaccacatgtccaaatctgATGTaccactagtttatgaactcgtatcaacaaatacttcacaaccatgcatgagtcaaagctctaCTTTGCatgacaaaaagtcaactccagcactccttggacagtttggatctcaacttgttttgctcataactttcaaaccgtagctccgtttttaacatgctactagtctatggattcgtgacaatgtgtactttttaacggtacttcggtcaatatgaaattccatcagaagtaaaaagtcaacatttgatccatTTTCGGTCAACGACGATCAAACCAGGTCAACGAAGGTCAAACTCGGTCAATcttgatcaaattttaaaaatttcgatATACTTCAAGACGggatgttacatatatatatatatatatatatatatatgcacataaataaatacatatgcATATAACTTTGTTATGGTGAATTTGTATGCTCATCTCACATCTTATCAAATATGTGAATTTGGTGGGATGTAAATTGAGAATTCGCACACCAATTTTGGCAATAGACAAACGCTTCagttttgtaaaaaataaaataaagatgttTGGGTGCCCAAGAACTAAAACCTTAGAGACAACAATAATATCAATATGTGGCCATCTAACTCTAAAGTAGATCCAATTTCTCTTGGGTGCTAACTTGGTATCAAGGCCCAATGCTAGCTGTAGTTGAGGTAAAGGAGAGAGAGATCGTGGGTGTGAGAGGGCTGTCATGATTACAAGCAGAGAAGATATATAATTGGGAATGAGAATGAGAGATCCATTATTATCCTCATCCTCAATTATTTCCACGTGAAAATGGCGGCCAATAGGAGAAGAATATGCTAATGGACCACTTCTGGTTCTGGAATGTTAACAGCCTCATGGTTCTGGAGTGTTAATTAGTCTTCTGATCTTATCCCCAAGCTACAAAAGcctgctattttttttttatatatatgctaaTTACTCCTCACTCTCTGCATAATCAATTGCACATTTCACTCTTTAcaatttcataattttctttctaccatAAGCAATTATATAAGTGTCTTGACTCTTTTTGTGTACCTAAATGGGTAAACAAATCTGCaaggaaattgtttttttttttaatcaaataaaggGTTTACATAGCCACTAAACGGTTTAAAGTTCCAAAATGGATACGACTTAAAAAGTCCAtgaaataaaaggaaaagatatTTCATATTTTGGCACAGTTTCAAGAATATAATCGTCAACCCAACATCAGCATGACTGCAATAGATACTTGGCTTTAGACAAGATTCCTATAAAGTAATTGACATGTTTTATTTTCAGTTACAAAAGAAGTAAACAACTTGCAGCAACccaaaaaaccaaaccaaaaaaaaaaaaaggggggttACTTTGGGAGGGGGCAGAAGCAGTAACCAGAAAGGAATAGACATAACTCAATTGGCAAGCAAACTTTATGAGCCCAATCTGCTGCTAGCCATGTGCAAAAAGCGTACACAAAACCAATAAAACCCATGCAGGTCTTTAAAATCCCATCCTTTCTATCTAATCTTAACTTTTTCAGCctctattattatttgttttttgttgattaAAGCACAAGTCCAGCTCTAAAGCTCGGCAAATTCTGTTTATCTTATAGCTTAATCCAAGCTAACATGTgggtttttttctaatttataactctattatgttttttctttctttttttgtccctCTAAGTTTATAAAGTAATAGCGTCTAGAAGCTTTTCTATGGTTTAGTACACTTGTGAGGAAATGCCACTTCCTgtatttcaactttttttttttttttttcccctgaaccgtatttaattttgggaatCTCAACAAGCCTGGATGGTTTTCACTATACTAGTAGACAATCTAATTGAGTAATTTTCTCTTTGGATTGTTCAGATGAGATGGGTATCACTAGGGGGTTGGTTAGGATCGTCTTCACAAAAAATCGCTCTGCTGGGGTTCCTGACAGCCATGTGAGTATTCTTATGCTAAAATTCAGATTTCTTAGATTGGCTTTTTTGATTTTCAGCATAGGTTTTTTTTGCCAACATGGTATTCTTTAAATTTGCCAGGCAAAGAGCAATGTGATAGAAAGGAAAAGATGGAACTCTGTTAGATCATACTTGTGTGGGGATGAATATAATTCAGTTCTTGCAGAGGAGGATTCAGCTTCAGTTAAGAGTTCCGGGGTTACTGTAACACAGTTCAATTCAAACCTTGAAGAGGAGGATTCAGGCTCGGTTAGGAGCTCTGAAGCTACTGTTACTCAGCCTTTACCAGCGGACTTGGCTGCTAAGGATGGAGTTCAAGGAGATGAAGAAGccaaggaagatatacaagtacAGAAGCATGACAGCTCGGTCTCCAAAATAATGCATGAAGATCAAGCTGCAGTAACCATCCAATCAGCATTTAGAGGATTTCTGGTTATTCCACTCTGTCAGAAATACTATATTTTTACCAGTAActcataatatttttacttctttATGTTAGTAACTCATAGTTCTTTTGTGAAAGCTTTTTGActtgaaacaaaaaattaaatgggaTTGTGATCCTTGATCCAAGTAGTTCAGCAAACAGAGTTTCCTGAACTTTTCTTACATATTGTCTTTGCTGCATTTGAGTCTTTGGCTACTTGAAGTCTCTGGAATGGTTGAATTTCAGGTTAGGTGTAAAAGTGAAGGAAACAGGTCAAAGGGTGGTGAAGAGGAGACCGTTAATGGAGTGGAAAGTCCAAATAGGGAGTCTCTTGGCACGTCAATTGAAGTCCAAACTGGAAATTCAGTGGAAATTCCCTCAGCTCAAGAAGAAAGAATGGCTGTTCATAACCGAACATACAAGAAAGCCAGAACTCAAGTTACGAAGCTAAAGGTAGAATGAATCTGTTCTATGCCTAGATTCATTGGTATCGAAGGATAAGTTGTAGGTCATGCATTTTTTCAG
Proteins encoded in this window:
- the LOC107417393 gene encoding protein IQ-DOMAIN 33; this encodes MGITRGLVRIVFTKNRSAGVPDSHAKSNVIERKRWNSVRSYLCGDEYNSVLAEEDSASVKSSGVTVTQFNSNLEEEDSGSVRSSEATVTQPLPADLAAKDGVQGDEEAKEDIQVQKHDSSVSKIMHEDQAAVTIQSAFRGFLVRCKSEGNRSKGGEEETVNGVESPNRESLGTSIEVQTGNSVEIPSAQEERMAVHNRTYKKARTQVTKLKEDWDDSTVSSNISKMRIQNRLEATTRRERALAYAFSQQLRICSKKRQAKSDGTEPDMGWSWLERWMATRLPESSSVESRINMQMEPSKCKQKFMISKKLFDVAVEEKESCGSNEVSVSFDSFSVGAAKGKDGLEPSYRFKATRTVSRRKSAPDCQYARGHVKVSKKDYYSREAEKEKKHKAKSKQLESNANVLHLED